The proteins below come from a single Dinghuibacter silviterrae genomic window:
- a CDS encoding translation initiation factor, which yields MSKKKFPLSDGLVYSTDPNFRPEPEPEPEETLAPAQQRLKVTLDTKHRAGKAVTLVTGFIGKPEDLEALGKLIKNLCGSGGSVKDREVIVQGDHRVKVIQWLKGKGYRIL from the coding sequence CCTTTCCGACGGCCTCGTGTACTCCACGGATCCCAATTTCCGGCCCGAACCGGAGCCGGAACCGGAAGAAACCCTGGCGCCAGCGCAGCAGCGCCTGAAGGTGACACTCGATACCAAACACAGGGCCGGCAAGGCGGTTACCCTTGTGACCGGTTTCATTGGTAAACCCGAAGACCTGGAAGCCCTGGGCAAATTGATCAAGAACCTTTGCGGCTCCGGTGGATCGGTGAAAGACAGGGAGGTTATCGTCCAGGGGGACCACAGGGTTAAAGTTATCCAGTGGTTAAAGGGGAAAGGGTACAGAATTTTGTGA
- the apaG gene encoding Co2+/Mg2+ efflux protein ApaG translates to MVSTVSEGVKVSVETFYQPDYSNPLAGEFMFAYRITIENNNSFPIKLLRRHWHIFDSNGTYREVEGEGVVGVQPGLQPGERYQYVSGCNLRTEMGKMHGTYQMENQHSKETFEVAIPVFEMMVPFKMN, encoded by the coding sequence ATGGTCTCGACCGTATCAGAAGGAGTTAAAGTCAGCGTAGAGACATTCTACCAGCCCGACTACAGCAATCCGCTGGCCGGAGAGTTTATGTTCGCCTACAGGATCACCATCGAGAACAACAATTCCTTCCCTATTAAGCTGCTTCGCCGCCACTGGCACATCTTCGACAGCAATGGTACTTACCGGGAAGTAGAAGGCGAAGGCGTTGTTGGTGTTCAACCCGGTCTCCAGCCCGGCGAACGCTACCAATACGTCAGCGGCTGTAACCTCCGCACCGAAATGGGTAAGATGCACGGCACTTACCAGATGGAAAACCAGCATTCGAAGGAGACGTTCGAAGTTGCCATACCGGTGTTTGAAATGATGGTGCCGTTCAAGATGAACTAG